The Chryseolinea soli genome contains a region encoding:
- a CDS encoding Crp/Fnr family transcriptional regulator codes for MNAEQEKLIAIFNSKITLTGEEATALLDRWHHASTLKRNDFLISKGQVESNLFYVIRGSMRIYYPHRDDEICVGFAHEGNLICSYPSFIRNQPSDYFIQALAKTDVVAIRRQDFYGLFDAYPRIERAWRLLEEEALLGKIEREVEMLTFTPEERYHRLLERSGHIFQTIPRKYIASYLRMTPETLSRIRPS; via the coding sequence ATGAACGCGGAGCAGGAGAAACTCATCGCTATTTTCAATTCGAAGATCACCCTCACCGGGGAAGAGGCAACCGCATTGCTGGACCGCTGGCATCACGCGTCCACGCTGAAGCGAAACGATTTCCTCATCAGCAAGGGCCAGGTGGAATCTAACCTGTTTTATGTGATCCGGGGCAGTATGCGTATTTACTACCCGCATCGCGACGACGAGATCTGTGTGGGCTTTGCGCACGAGGGAAATCTGATCTGTTCGTATCCTTCTTTTATCCGAAACCAACCCTCGGACTATTTTATCCAGGCCCTTGCTAAAACGGATGTGGTGGCCATCCGGCGACAGGATTTCTATGGGTTGTTCGATGCCTATCCACGCATAGAAAGGGCGTGGCGCTTGTTGGAGGAAGAAGCGTTGCTGGGCAAGATCGAAAGAGAAGTGGAGATGCTCACGTTCACACCCGAAGAGCGCTACCACCGGCTGCTGGAACGCAGCGGCCACATTTTTCAAACGATCCCCCGGAAATACATTGCGTCCTACCTGCGGATGACGCCGGAGACGTTGAGCCGCATACGGCCTTCGTGA
- a CDS encoding DinB family protein, whose product MTTNQLLSTLQSNIHALVETVETEFMPLPDAALNTKEAPDRWSILECLEHLNRYSRYYNTALAKAIARAKTQNQARDEQARSTWLGQKFIAMVHPSNVKKQKTFKSMNPAQSVLDRSVVDEWMHHQEQRLELLKEARSINLNQSHVPIEFFKWLRLNVGDTFQLLVAHEQRHLLQALRVKARVEPVFAPALKV is encoded by the coding sequence ATGACAACAAACCAACTCCTCTCCACGCTACAATCCAACATCCACGCCCTCGTCGAAACGGTGGAAACCGAATTTATGCCGTTGCCCGATGCGGCCTTGAACACCAAAGAGGCTCCGGATCGCTGGAGCATATTGGAATGCCTGGAGCACCTGAATCGTTACAGCCGCTACTACAATACGGCCCTTGCCAAAGCCATTGCCCGAGCAAAGACGCAAAATCAGGCCCGCGATGAACAAGCACGATCCACCTGGCTGGGACAGAAGTTTATCGCGATGGTCCATCCCTCCAACGTGAAAAAGCAAAAGACCTTCAAATCCATGAATCCCGCACAAAGCGTATTGGACCGTTCGGTGGTGGACGAATGGATGCACCACCAGGAACAACGCCTGGAGCTTTTAAAAGAGGCCCGGTCGATCAACCTAAACCAAAGCCACGTGCCCATCGAATTCTTCAAATGGCTGCGGTTGAACGTGGGCGACACGTTTCAACTGCTCGTGGCACATGAGCAACGGCACCTGTTGCAGGCTTTGCGCGTGAAAGCGAGGGTAGAGCCCGTCTTTGCTCCGGCGTTGAAGGTTTGA
- a CDS encoding NAD(P)-dependent oxidoreductase — MRLGLIREGKTPPDKRVPFTPHQVEEIVQRFAHVTVVAQQSEFRCFKDNEYEALGIAAQPSVADCDILMGIKEVPVAQLLEGKTYLFFSHTIKKQPYNRKLLQEVLKKKIRLIDYEALKDKQGNRLVAFGRYAGIVGAFNGLWTYGKRYGGYTLRRAFECFDVNDLKLELRKVKLPAVKIILTGAGRVGKGAMETLDTAGIRKVSPQDFLTRTFDEPVYVQLASADYHTRKDGGHFNREEFHEYPERYTSHFKDFTAVTDILMAGAFWNPKAPVLFTREEMMSPDFKIKIIADITCDIGGSVPSTKQASSIADPIYDFDPRTDAVKPPLSNSGFVTVMAVDNLPCELPRSASEEFGRDLIDRILKPLLLDDPEGIIERGTIARDGALTETFQYLSDYVKGN; from the coding sequence ATGCGACTAGGTCTTATCCGCGAAGGAAAAACTCCGCCCGACAAACGGGTTCCCTTCACTCCCCATCAGGTTGAAGAAATCGTACAACGGTTTGCCCACGTCACCGTGGTGGCGCAACAAAGTGAGTTTCGATGTTTTAAGGATAACGAATATGAAGCCCTGGGCATTGCCGCACAGCCTTCGGTGGCGGATTGCGATATCCTGATGGGTATTAAAGAAGTGCCCGTGGCACAGCTCCTCGAAGGCAAGACCTACCTTTTCTTTTCGCACACCATCAAAAAGCAACCCTATAACCGGAAGCTGCTGCAGGAAGTGCTGAAGAAAAAGATCAGGCTGATCGACTATGAAGCTTTGAAAGACAAACAAGGCAACCGCCTGGTGGCCTTCGGACGCTACGCCGGCATTGTCGGCGCGTTCAACGGGTTGTGGACCTATGGCAAGCGATATGGTGGCTACACCTTGCGCCGGGCCTTCGAATGTTTTGATGTGAACGACCTGAAGCTGGAGTTGCGCAAAGTAAAACTCCCCGCCGTGAAGATCATTTTAACCGGCGCGGGCCGCGTGGGCAAGGGTGCTATGGAGACACTGGACACCGCCGGCATCCGCAAAGTGTCGCCCCAGGATTTTTTAACACGCACGTTCGACGAGCCGGTCTATGTTCAACTGGCCAGCGCCGACTATCACACACGCAAAGACGGCGGACATTTTAACCGCGAAGAGTTTCATGAATACCCCGAACGTTACACCTCGCACTTCAAAGACTTCACAGCCGTGACCGACATCCTGATGGCCGGTGCCTTTTGGAATCCGAAGGCCCCTGTGCTGTTCACCCGCGAAGAAATGATGTCGCCCGATTTCAAGATCAAGATCATCGCCGACATCACGTGCGACATTGGAGGATCTGTCCCCAGCACCAAACAAGCGAGCTCCATCGCTGACCCCATCTACGATTTCGATCCGCGCACCGATGCCGTGAAGCCTCCGCTGAGCAACTCCGGGTTTGTTACCGTGATGGCTGTCGATAATTTACCCTGTGAATTGCCGCGCAGTGCCTCCGAAGAATTTGGGCGCGATCTGATCGACCGCATTCTCAAGCCGCTGTTGCTGGACGATCCCGAAGGCATTATCGAGCGTGGCACCATTGCCCGCGACGGAGCGCTGACGGAGACTTTTCAATACCTGAGCGATTACGTGAAGGGAAATTAG
- the trhA gene encoding PAQR family membrane homeostasis protein TrhA: protein MEHKTPSLGEEIANAITHGVGALLAIAGLVLLVVFSSLYGTAWHITGFTVFGTMLVILYVMSTLYHSLPSPRVKRLFRKFDHMAIFLLIAGTYTPFCLTVLNGWLGWTIFGLVWACAIGGVVLKAFHTGKAEWISTLLYVTMGWAVVFFIKPVYDHMTTQGFLFLVLGGASYTAGVFFFIKDKMKYAHSIWHLFVLGGSVFHFFSVMSLL, encoded by the coding sequence ATGGAACACAAAACTCCCTCGCTCGGTGAAGAAATAGCCAACGCCATAACGCACGGTGTGGGTGCCTTGCTGGCCATTGCCGGACTGGTGTTGCTGGTGGTGTTTTCGTCGCTCTATGGAACGGCGTGGCACATTACAGGCTTCACGGTGTTTGGAACGATGTTGGTGATCCTGTATGTAATGTCCACCCTGTATCACAGTTTGCCGTCGCCCCGTGTGAAACGGCTGTTCCGGAAATTTGATCACATGGCCATCTTCCTGCTCATTGCCGGCACGTACACGCCCTTTTGTCTCACCGTGCTGAACGGCTGGTTGGGTTGGACGATCTTTGGATTGGTGTGGGCATGCGCCATCGGTGGCGTCGTGTTGAAAGCCTTTCACACAGGCAAAGCCGAATGGATCTCGACGTTGCTGTATGTGACGATGGGATGGGCGGTCGTATTCTTTATTAAACCGGTGTACGACCACATGACGACGCAAGGATTTCTTTTTTTGGTTTTGGGTGGAGCTTCCTACACCGCCGGTGTTTTCTTTTTCATAAAAGATAAAATGAAATATGCCCACAGCATCTGGCACCTGTTTGTGTTGGGTGGCAGCGTCTTTCATTTTTTCTCGGTGATGAGTTTGTTGTAA
- a CDS encoding DUF4286 family protein, giving the protein MLLYNVTVGIDKEIQEEWLAWMRENHIPRVMATGMFVDWKIYKVLHDQDDGGVSYSVQYFANTINHVTTYLEKYAPKLVEEHRTRFHNRHVAFMTLLEEV; this is encoded by the coding sequence ATGCTTCTATACAACGTAACGGTCGGCATCGATAAGGAAATTCAGGAAGAATGGCTCGCCTGGATGAGAGAAAACCACATTCCCCGGGTGATGGCGACGGGGATGTTTGTGGACTGGAAAATCTATAAAGTTCTGCACGACCAGGACGACGGCGGTGTTTCGTACAGCGTTCAATATTTTGCAAACACCATCAATCACGTGACCACCTATCTCGAAAAATATGCCCCCAAGCTCGTAGAAGAGCACCGCACACGTTTCCATAACCGGCATGTGGCGTTCATGACCTTGCTGGAAGAGGTATGA
- a CDS encoding GNAT family N-acetyltransferase, with the protein MNNTTLRKGIKSDLPRVLELIQELATFERAPDEVINTVEMMEKDGFGPNPIYGFYVAENENGIVGLALYYYRYSTWKGRRLYLEDIIVTESERGKGIGKLLFDKTLEVTLQENCSGMVWQVLDWNEPAIVFYKKYGSTLGQEWINCALEKEQIEKLLKA; encoded by the coding sequence ATGAACAACACCACCCTCCGCAAAGGAATAAAATCAGATCTTCCCCGCGTCCTTGAACTGATCCAGGAGCTCGCCACCTTCGAGCGCGCACCCGACGAAGTGATCAACACCGTCGAAATGATGGAGAAGGACGGCTTTGGCCCCAACCCCATCTACGGATTCTATGTAGCCGAAAACGAGAACGGCATCGTGGGCCTGGCGCTCTACTACTACCGCTACTCCACCTGGAAAGGCCGCCGCCTCTACCTGGAAGACATCATCGTGACCGAATCGGAACGCGGAAAAGGCATCGGCAAACTTTTATTTGACAAGACGCTGGAAGTGACCCTGCAGGAAAATTGCTCGGGCATGGTGTGGCAGGTGCTCGATTGGAACGAGCCCGCCATTGTGTTCTACAAAAAATATGGCTCAACACTCGGCCAGGAGTGGATCAACTGCGCGTTGGAAAAAGAGCAGATCGAAAAATTGCTAAAGGCGTAA
- a CDS encoding peptidylprolyl isomerase, with protein MKKITAALLILLLASCTKKETILITPENVRDVLTKYGQENPENEVIIETSFGTMRLKLYEDTPLHRANFIKLIKDGQYENADFYRIASGFMIQGGDLNKKLKYRVPAEFRPEHYHKKGALSMARQDENNPNLESSAAEFFIIHGTTYYPEDITVEEKTLGITHTPEQRKVYENVGGYMTLDQKYTVFGEVVEGFDVIDKIAHEKVYDLEKPLRKIPMKVTVVEKK; from the coding sequence ATGAAAAAAATCACCGCCGCACTGCTCATTCTCCTCCTCGCCTCCTGCACCAAAAAAGAAACCATCCTCATCACCCCAGAAAACGTCCGCGACGTCCTCACCAAATACGGCCAGGAAAATCCCGAGAACGAAGTGATCATCGAAACCTCTTTTGGCACCATGCGGCTGAAATTGTATGAAGACACCCCGCTTCATCGCGCCAACTTCATCAAGCTCATCAAAGACGGCCAATATGAAAACGCCGATTTCTATCGCATTGCCAGCGGCTTCATGATCCAGGGCGGCGATCTGAACAAGAAACTAAAATACCGCGTGCCTGCTGAATTCAGACCGGAGCATTATCATAAGAAAGGAGCCCTGTCCATGGCCCGCCAGGACGAGAACAATCCCAACCTGGAGTCGTCTGCCGCTGAGTTCTTTATTATTCACGGCACTACTTACTATCCCGAAGACATTACGGTAGAGGAAAAAACGTTGGGGATCACGCACACTCCCGAACAAAGAAAGGTCTACGAAAACGTGGGCGGCTATATGACCCTCGATCAAAAATATACCGTCTTCGGCGAAGTGGTGGAAGGCTTTGATGTCATCGACAAGATCGCCCACGAAAAAGTATACGACCTCGAGAAACCACTCCGCAAAATTCCGATGAAGGTCACCGTCGTGGAGAAAAAATAA
- a CDS encoding RNA polymerase sigma factor, with product MSQDRLYREFYAYAMGICLRYARTSEEAIEILNDGFIKIFSKLNLYSKGLSFNGWLRKIMINSAIDYFRRNEKHYYSLDISHVQNESLSETALDNLSAQEIISSIQRLPPSYRMVFNLFVIEGYQHEEIANQAQHHRRHVEIESGDCQK from the coding sequence ATGAGCCAAGACCGGCTCTACAGAGAATTTTACGCCTACGCCATGGGCATTTGCCTGCGCTACGCCAGGACAAGCGAAGAGGCCATCGAGATCTTGAATGATGGGTTTATCAAAATTTTCTCTAAGCTCAATTTGTATTCCAAAGGATTGTCGTTCAACGGATGGTTGAGGAAGATCATGATCAACTCAGCCATCGATTATTTCAGGAGAAACGAGAAACACTATTACAGCCTGGATATTTCGCATGTTCAAAATGAATCGCTATCCGAAACCGCCCTGGACAATCTTTCGGCTCAAGAGATCATTTCTTCGATCCAAAGGCTTCCGCCCTCCTATCGTATGGTGTTCAATCTTTTTGTTATCGAAGGATATCAACATGAAGAGATCGCCAACCAAGCTCAACATCACCGTAGGCACGTCGAAATCGAATCTGGCGATTGCCAGAAATAA
- a CDS encoding RidA family protein: MAKTVVYSAEAPEPIGPYSQAIQAGNMLFISGQIPMKAGEIVKGTIEEETTQVMANLAAILKAAGLDFSAVVKTSIFLKNMGDFPKVNEVYGKYFTQNPPARETVEVSRLPKDVNVEISCIALKP, from the coding sequence ATGGCAAAAACTGTTGTTTATTCCGCGGAAGCGCCCGAACCCATCGGTCCCTACAGCCAGGCCATCCAGGCCGGCAACATGCTTTTCATCAGTGGACAGATCCCCATGAAGGCGGGCGAGATCGTGAAAGGCACTATCGAAGAAGAGACCACCCAGGTGATGGCCAACCTCGCCGCGATCCTGAAAGCCGCCGGGCTGGACTTTAGCGCCGTGGTGAAAACGTCGATCTTTTTAAAGAATATGGGCGATTTCCCCAAAGTGAACGAGGTCTATGGAAAATATTTCACCCAAAACCCGCCCGCCCGCGAAACGGTGGAGGTTAGCCGCCTGCCCAAGGATGTGAATGTGGAGATCTCGTGTATCGCCCTGAAACCGTGA
- a CDS encoding 3-hydroxyacyl-CoA dehydrogenase family protein has product MNILVIGEPVNLQECHHKFGDKHIYSRVDEHRDAEKFLRNSDLVFDFIIEEEVHQFEIYNEYAATAFINTCKVSLGELVHLTDHALQSTIFGFNGLPTFLSREVMEVSLWKPEDEPRLRKICGDLKTDFLLVDDRVGLVTPRVVCMIINEAYYTVQDGTATRKDIDLAMKLGTNYPYGPFEWCQRIGVKHVYELIEALYDDTKDERYKICPLLKKEYLKS; this is encoded by the coding sequence ATGAATATTTTAGTTATCGGTGAGCCCGTCAACCTGCAGGAATGTCACCATAAATTTGGTGACAAGCACATTTACTCCCGGGTAGACGAGCACCGCGACGCAGAAAAATTTTTGAGGAACAGCGACCTGGTCTTTGACTTCATCATCGAAGAAGAAGTGCACCAGTTCGAGATCTACAATGAATACGCCGCCACAGCGTTTATCAATACATGTAAAGTAAGTCTGGGCGAGTTGGTGCACCTCACCGACCACGCGCTGCAGAGCACGATCTTTGGCTTCAATGGCCTGCCCACATTTCTTTCGCGCGAGGTCATGGAAGTGAGCTTGTGGAAACCTGAGGACGAGCCCCGTCTCCGGAAAATTTGTGGCGACCTCAAAACAGATTTCCTGCTGGTCGACGATCGCGTGGGATTGGTCACGCCACGCGTGGTGTGCATGATCATCAACGAAGCCTACTACACCGTGCAAGACGGCACCGCTACCCGCAAGGACATCGACCTGGCCATGAAGCTGGGCACAAACTATCCCTACGGACCCTTCGAGTGGTGCCAGCGCATTGGTGTGAAGCATGTTTACGAGCTCATCGAGGCGCTGTATGACGACACCAAAGACGAACGCTATAAGATCTGCCCGTTGCTGAAGAAAGAGTATTTGAAAAGCTAG
- a CDS encoding Na/Pi symporter yields MEPVPHTESNLNANHNAWNNVRIVLAIAGAFVLFLFALDLMTSSLQHMGKNVAETILLATSNPFTGLFIGLLITAMLQSSSTTTSLVVALVASGSITLQSAIPIIMGANIGTTITSTIVSLSFINKKKEFRRAVAAGTYHDFFNILTATVLFPLEYYYGFLSSLSAWITSFFFSPVAAPVQNKISHFWVGFSPVIEFLIQEMPSPFFLAFIALVLLFSSILIFRRLISNLLKAKSPEQFGRFFPKNQFKSFLWGLLTTAAIRSSTITTSVVVPIVAKKIANLKQAGPFIMGANVGTTITAFIAATLNANTAPAISIAIAHFLFNFIGVLLFFPVPVMRRLPMALAEGLGKLALKYRLVGFVYILVTFFFLPFTLIYFNRDSIKTLDLGYAETTAAGETVPYRVVIRINVRTQTGEWTKYNNDEPGTEPAFIYPMTVKNNTLLVGKQMFRFSRPGFCWDGEDEKGKFKTCIVQVMPKMEMAGQSFDSVFVAQVNYANATDSIAHRYYMNATYNILLQHEILAPGKAPLVAEKLTRFGME; encoded by the coding sequence TTGGAACCCGTCCCACACACCGAGTCGAACCTGAACGCGAATCACAACGCATGGAATAACGTCCGCATCGTGCTGGCTATTGCCGGGGCCTTCGTGTTGTTCTTGTTCGCCCTCGACCTGATGACGTCGTCGCTGCAACACATGGGGAAAAATGTGGCAGAGACCATCTTGCTGGCCACGTCAAATCCGTTTACGGGACTGTTCATCGGGTTGCTCATCACGGCCATGTTGCAAAGCAGCTCCACCACTACTTCATTGGTCGTAGCGTTGGTCGCATCGGGATCCATTACCCTGCAGAGTGCCATCCCCATCATCATGGGCGCCAACATCGGCACCACGATCACCAGCACCATCGTGTCGCTGAGTTTTATCAACAAGAAAAAAGAATTTCGCCGCGCCGTAGCCGCCGGCACGTATCACGACTTCTTTAATATCCTTACGGCCACGGTGCTCTTCCCGCTGGAATATTACTACGGATTTCTATCGTCGCTTTCGGCATGGATCACCAGTTTCTTTTTCAGTCCCGTGGCGGCACCCGTACAAAACAAGATCTCGCATTTTTGGGTGGGCTTCAGTCCCGTCATTGAATTTTTGATCCAGGAAATGCCGAGCCCATTTTTCCTGGCATTCATTGCGCTGGTCCTCTTGTTTTCGTCCATCCTGATCTTTCGCAGGCTGATCTCCAATTTGCTGAAGGCGAAGTCGCCGGAGCAGTTTGGCCGCTTCTTTCCAAAGAATCAGTTCAAGTCCTTTTTATGGGGATTGCTGACGACGGCGGCCATTCGTTCCAGCACGATCACCACGTCGGTGGTGGTGCCCATTGTGGCCAAGAAGATCGCCAATCTCAAACAGGCCGGGCCCTTTATCATGGGTGCCAACGTGGGCACTACCATCACCGCGTTTATCGCGGCCACGTTGAACGCCAACACTGCGCCGGCCATCAGCATCGCCATCGCGCACTTCCTTTTTAATTTTATCGGTGTGTTGTTGTTCTTCCCCGTGCCGGTGATGCGGCGGTTGCCGATGGCCCTGGCGGAGGGGTTGGGAAAGCTTGCGCTGAAATACCGGCTGGTCGGTTTCGTCTATATCCTGGTCACGTTCTTCTTCCTTCCCTTCACCCTCATTTATTTCAACCGCGACTCCATCAAGACCCTGGACCTGGGCTATGCCGAGACCACCGCTGCCGGCGAGACCGTGCCGTACCGCGTAGTGATCCGCATCAACGTGCGTACACAAACCGGGGAGTGGACAAAATATAACAACGACGAACCCGGCACCGAACCCGCCTTTATTTATCCGATGACGGTGAAGAACAACACCCTGCTGGTGGGCAAGCAAATGTTCCGTTTCAGCCGGCCGGGTTTCTGTTGGGACGGCGAAGATGAAAAGGGCAAGTTCAAAACCTGCATCGTGCAGGTGATGCCGAAAATGGAAATGGCCGGACAGTCGTTCGACTCGGTGTTTGTCGCGCAGGTCAACTATGCAAACGCGACCGACTCCATCGCGCACCGCTATTACATGAATGCCACCTACAATATCCTGTTGCAACACGAGATCCTGGCCCCCGGAAAAGCCCCGCTCGTGGCTGAAAAGCTCACCCGGTTTGGGATGGAGTGA